In Candidatus Synechococcus calcipolaris G9, a genomic segment contains:
- a CDS encoding pentapeptide repeat-containing protein, translated as MPLIRNRWRSLWQSARVGVITIATIALIIAWVIDFDLVGVLAAAVLLSLSLPILWRGMTSWFYGDLSESQRRLIFAIFGVALSLVALVGMSGAMGWLRMRFQGTNWDAVGALAEGFGALGQILVALLAAYVAWQQYVISKELTTQQNRITQQQTIDSYFQGVADLILDDQGLLEDWPQERAIAEGRTAAILGGLDAEGRAKIIRFLSSAKLLAPLKRDRRLGRPIFDGLGGYEEDIEYGVRVINLGSMLVGCDLSGTDLRWTDLSEANLSGAQLTNCNLMRANLCGTILQGADLSESDLSRTRFFHGEIDHATPRDRLNPPNYRTGAQTGVVIEDANLTNVKNLSDEQRYYCCAWGGNKTRETIPGGCEGIPNKLGR; from the coding sequence GTGCCGTTGATACGCAACCGTTGGCGAAGTCTATGGCAGTCTGCACGGGTCGGTGTTATTACTATCGCCACCATTGCCCTGATCATTGCCTGGGTGATTGATTTTGACCTCGTTGGTGTTTTAGCAGCAGCGGTTCTTCTCTCCTTGAGTCTGCCCATTCTTTGGCGGGGAATGACGAGTTGGTTTTACGGCGATCTATCGGAATCCCAACGCCGCCTCATTTTTGCCATTTTTGGGGTTGCCCTGTCCTTGGTGGCATTGGTGGGCATGAGTGGGGCCATGGGCTGGCTACGGATGCGCTTCCAGGGAACAAACTGGGATGCGGTGGGGGCCTTGGCGGAAGGATTTGGTGCCCTGGGGCAAATTTTGGTGGCTCTACTCGCGGCCTATGTGGCCTGGCAACAGTACGTTATTTCCAAGGAACTGACAACCCAGCAAAACCGTATTACCCAGCAACAGACCATTGATAGCTATTTCCAGGGGGTTGCGGATTTAATTTTGGATGATCAAGGCCTCTTGGAGGACTGGCCCCAGGAACGGGCGATCGCCGAGGGACGCACCGCGGCTATTTTAGGGGGACTGGATGCGGAAGGCCGAGCAAAGATTATTCGTTTTCTCTCCAGTGCGAAGTTGTTGGCTCCCCTAAAGCGGGATCGTCGCTTGGGGCGGCCGATTTTTGATGGCTTAGGGGGCTACGAAGAGGATATTGAATACGGGGTACGGGTGATTAACCTCGGTAGTATGCTCGTGGGCTGCGATCTGAGCGGTACGGATCTGCGCTGGACGGACTTGAGTGAGGCCAATCTTTCCGGAGCCCAACTGACCAACTGTAATCTGATGCGAGCTAACCTCTGTGGCACCATTCTCCAAGGGGCAGATCTGAGCGAGTCTGATCTAAGCCGCACCCGTTTTTTCCATGGCGAAATTGACCATGCCACGCCCCGCGATCGCCTAAATCCGCCCAATTATCGGACGGGGGCCCAAACCGGTGTGGTGATTGAAGATGCTAATTTGACCAATGTCAAAAATCTCTCGGATGAGCAACGCTACTATTGCTGTGCCTGGGGCGGAAACAAAACTCGAGAAACCATTCCAGGGGGATGTGAAGGAATTCCAAATAAATTAGGACGGTAG